In a single window of the Luteolibacter yonseiensis genome:
- a CDS encoding beta strand repeat-containing protein produces the protein MKPKSSWIVSAPLSLFLIASAHAADNTWNNAVANLAWDNANANWAGPATWTNGDSAIFGATGIGAISVASGVTAEKITFNNTGYSLTGGPLTLTGPEISTAASTDTTISSVIQGAAGLTKKGAGILRLAGTNTYTGTTLLSEGSLLASNASGNSLSGNITLGNNTAAVVLTTTASNQFASGTNLTFSNAARDAKLQLRGTTQTVSSINSTASNTLSIIQNDESGTAGYGAGGGTGTLIVNNNAASTFDGIIRNGGGAAPGVLNLTKTGTGTLTILNTTTIAANGYTGTTTVSDGLLQFGNSTASRKAIGSGPLQINTTGSVLIWNSIAQTHTNTISGSGALAFRSNNSDASRGGNEHIITGTSNSGYSGAITVTDSRLRLQNASSPLGNASATNTVTMAGNGQLMYNAAGTYNYNVSIGGLGYYETAGQQLGALRLELGAVQAGTVTLTGNAGIGTQDAGAGGAISGVIGQSGGSYGFTKLGTNTLTLTAANTYTGATVVRTGTLALSGSGGIAASTTIEVASGAFLNVSAASGGWTLGSSQTLKGTGTVTGDFTVAGSIAPGTTDAGTLTAAGTITLGGTSSWQVQLGGTTAGQFDKLIASGNINAAGAIALSYFGGYTPGLNDQFDIADFAGFTDSGYTFDTSAAPLAGGYSWDFSNFETTGVITVVPEVSTSLLAGLGVIGLLRRRRM, from the coding sequence ATGAAACCCAAATCCAGCTGGATCGTATCCGCACCGCTCTCGCTCTTCCTCATCGCCAGCGCGCACGCCGCGGACAACACGTGGAACAATGCCGTGGCGAACCTGGCATGGGACAACGCGAACGCCAACTGGGCGGGCCCGGCCACATGGACGAACGGCGACTCCGCCATTTTCGGAGCCACGGGCATCGGCGCGATCTCCGTCGCCAGTGGCGTCACGGCGGAAAAAATCACTTTCAACAACACCGGCTACAGTCTGACGGGCGGGCCGCTGACCCTCACCGGACCGGAAATTTCCACCGCAGCCTCCACAGACACCACCATCTCCTCCGTGATCCAGGGAGCCGCCGGCCTCACCAAGAAGGGAGCCGGCATCCTGCGTCTCGCGGGAACCAACACCTACACCGGTACGACACTGCTGTCCGAAGGATCGCTGTTGGCGTCCAACGCTTCCGGAAACTCGCTGTCCGGGAACATCACCCTTGGAAACAACACCGCCGCCGTTGTCCTTACCACCACGGCGTCGAACCAATTCGCCAGCGGGACCAACCTCACATTCTCCAATGCCGCACGCGACGCGAAACTCCAACTGCGTGGCACGACACAGACCGTGTCCTCCATCAACAGCACCGCATCCAACACGCTTTCCATCATTCAAAATGATGAATCCGGCACCGCCGGCTACGGTGCGGGCGGCGGCACGGGAACCCTGATCGTCAACAACAACGCGGCCTCGACCTTCGATGGCATTATCCGCAACGGGGGCGGTGCCGCGCCCGGGGTGCTGAATCTCACCAAGACAGGCACCGGCACGCTGACGATTCTGAACACAACGACGATTGCCGCGAATGGTTATACCGGCACCACCACCGTCAGCGATGGTTTGCTTCAATTCGGAAACAGCACCGCAAGCCGCAAGGCCATCGGATCCGGTCCGTTGCAGATCAACACCACTGGTTCCGTCCTGATTTGGAACAGCATCGCCCAAACCCACACCAACACCATCTCAGGCAGCGGCGCCCTCGCATTCCGTTCGAACAATTCGGATGCGTCCAGAGGAGGAAACGAACACATCATCACCGGCACGTCGAACAGTGGTTACTCGGGAGCCATCACCGTGACCGACAGCCGCCTGCGTTTACAGAACGCCTCCTCCCCCTTGGGAAACGCCAGCGCCACGAACACCGTGACGATGGCAGGCAACGGTCAGCTCATGTATAACGCGGCCGGCACCTATAACTACAACGTCAGCATCGGCGGCTTGGGTTATTACGAAACCGCCGGACAACAGCTCGGAGCCCTGAGGCTCGAACTCGGAGCTGTTCAGGCGGGCACGGTCACTCTCACTGGAAATGCCGGGATCGGCACTCAGGACGCCGGAGCCGGAGGTGCCATTTCCGGCGTGATCGGCCAGAGCGGCGGCTCCTATGGATTCACCAAACTGGGTACCAACACCCTCACCCTCACCGCCGCCAATACCTACACCGGTGCCACCGTCGTCAGAACCGGCACACTCGCCCTTTCCGGCTCGGGAGGCATCGCCGCGAGCACCACCATCGAGGTGGCCTCCGGTGCCTTCCTGAATGTTTCCGCCGCTTCCGGAGGTTGGACCCTCGGCTCCTCCCAGACACTCAAGGGAACCGGCACCGTGACCGGAGATTTCACGGTGGCCGGCTCCATTGCCCCTGGCACCACCGATGCCGGAACCCTCACCGCCGCAGGAACCATCACGCTCGGTGGCACATCGAGCTGGCAGGTCCAGCTCGGCGGGACCACCGCCGGACAATTCGACAAACTCATCGCATCAGGAAACATCAACGCCGCCGGTGCCATCGCCTTGTCCTACTTCGGGGGATACACGCCCGGCTTGAACGACCAGTTCGACATCGCCGACTTCGCCGGCTTCACCGACAGCGGCTACACGTTCGACACCTCCGCCGCGCCGCTGGCTGGTGGCTACAGCTGGGATTTCTCCAACTTCGAAACCACCGGCGTCATCACGGTGGTGCCTGAGGTTTCAACGTCATTGCTGGCAGGTCTGGGTGTCATCGGTCTGCTGCGTCGGAGGAGGATGTGA
- a CDS encoding DUF1980 domain-containing protein — translation MKPRTRRILFSLAVLAWSATLLYFYSSGRINKYLAPDFRLICFGGGLGLAVLGLFNLLTAGQTADCGHDHGDEEDPHDHEGGDMHPLTAVALMLIPLGLSVAWTKDEYSAAALARKGLYDAPSAVTSPFLSSSMPALTREDLEKSHRKTAEGFLQFSLMELFFSSGDRELQTLIDGLKVETEGRWIEEKNNNPDGTRKRLYRLFITCCAADSRAIPIVLEFGKAPPQFGENDWVKVAGTMRFPMEDGVIQPVLHVENVIAAEPPYEESFMRNK, via the coding sequence ATGAAACCCCGCACGCGGCGCATCCTCTTCTCGCTCGCCGTGCTCGCCTGGAGCGCGACGCTGCTCTATTTCTACAGCAGCGGGCGGATCAACAAGTACCTCGCACCGGACTTCCGGCTCATCTGTTTCGGCGGCGGGCTCGGCCTCGCGGTGCTGGGGCTTTTCAATCTTCTCACCGCCGGGCAAACGGCGGACTGCGGCCACGACCACGGGGACGAGGAGGATCCGCATGATCACGAAGGCGGCGACATGCATCCGCTGACCGCCGTCGCGCTCATGCTCATCCCGCTGGGGCTCTCCGTTGCCTGGACCAAGGACGAATACTCCGCCGCCGCACTCGCCCGGAAGGGGCTCTATGACGCGCCGTCCGCCGTGACATCGCCATTCCTCTCCTCATCCATGCCCGCCCTCACCCGGGAGGACTTGGAAAAGAGCCATCGCAAGACCGCCGAGGGATTCCTCCAATTCTCCCTGATGGAGCTTTTCTTCTCCAGCGGCGACCGCGAGCTGCAAACCCTCATCGACGGGCTCAAGGTGGAAACCGAAGGCCGCTGGATCGAGGAAAAGAACAACAACCCGGACGGTACCCGCAAGCGGCTCTACCGGCTCTTCATCACGTGCTGCGCCGCGGACAGCCGTGCGATCCCCATCGTCCTGGAATTTGGAAAAGCCCCGCCGCAGTTCGGGGAAAACGACTGGGTGAAGGTCGCCGGAACCATGCGTTTCCCGATGGAGGACGGTGTCATCCAGCCGGTGTTACATGTGGAGAACGTCATCGCTGCCGAGCCCCCTTACGAAGAGAGCTTCATGAGAAACAAATGA
- a CDS encoding permease, whose product MSPDSQQDFALAFLSILFEGAPFILLGTLISGFIDIYLPAGAMDRFLPRNKFLAVLTAGLLGAVFPVCECAVVPVIRRLVKKGLPVSCALTYMLAAPIVNPITALSTWKAFQGQGAAMMVSSRLLLGFLIAVGVGLIVSKMPLASVLKAKLVDSLKKDESGQGHHGHDHHDHGHDHSCCGHDHSGDSHHHHHEPGGDTRLVSAFRSSLKDFVDVAVYFSIGVAITALFNTGIAPGAQWLDGLAKNPVGAPAALMALAFILSLCSTSDAFIAATLDKFSWGAKLAFLTFGPMMDVKLLFLYQTVLKKRFIVLLALGLFLAIGGISIFWQTLIFAAK is encoded by the coding sequence ATGTCGCCCGATTCCCAGCAGGACTTCGCCCTCGCTTTCCTGAGCATCCTTTTCGAAGGGGCGCCATTCATTCTGCTCGGCACGCTCATCAGCGGATTCATCGACATCTACCTGCCCGCCGGTGCGATGGACCGGTTCCTGCCGAGAAACAAATTCCTGGCCGTTCTAACCGCCGGGCTTCTGGGGGCGGTTTTCCCGGTGTGTGAATGCGCGGTGGTGCCGGTCATCCGGCGTCTCGTGAAAAAAGGCCTGCCGGTTTCCTGCGCGCTGACCTACATGCTCGCCGCGCCCATCGTGAATCCCATCACCGCGCTGAGCACCTGGAAGGCGTTCCAGGGCCAGGGAGCGGCGATGATGGTGAGCTCACGGCTTCTGCTCGGGTTTCTCATCGCCGTCGGAGTCGGACTCATCGTCTCCAAAATGCCACTGGCATCGGTGCTCAAGGCGAAGCTGGTGGACAGCCTGAAAAAGGACGAATCCGGACAGGGGCATCACGGACATGATCATCATGATCACGGGCACGACCATTCCTGCTGCGGCCATGACCACAGCGGAGACTCCCACCATCATCACCATGAACCCGGCGGGGACACCCGCCTTGTTTCCGCGTTCCGTTCCTCGTTGAAGGACTTCGTGGATGTCGCGGTTTATTTCTCCATCGGCGTCGCCATCACCGCGTTGTTCAACACCGGCATCGCACCCGGCGCGCAGTGGCTGGACGGACTGGCGAAAAATCCTGTCGGAGCGCCTGCCGCGCTGATGGCGCTGGCCTTCATCCTCAGCTTGTGCAGCACGTCGGACGCCTTCATCGCCGCGACACTGGATAAATTCTCATGGGGGGCGAAGCTCGCGTTCCTCACCTTCGGTCCGATGATGGATGTGAAACTGCTGTTCCTTTATCAGACGGTGTTGAAAAAGCGCTTCATCGTCCTTCTGGCGCTCGGTCTCTTCCTCGCCATCGGCGGCATCTCCATCTTCTGGCAAACCCTCATCTTCGCAGCCAAATGA
- the recR gene encoding recombination mediator RecR, whose protein sequence is MKRADFPEPVKALVGELKRLPGIGPRSAERIAVWLLQSPKSNSAALAEALTVAKESVLPCPSCGFFATEAGCDVCDDPARDDLILCVVEQATDVLPLERSGAFRGRYHCLGGKLSPLDRVSPEDLRIPQLVRRIEAATEEIEVILALGADVEGEATANYLAELLRGRNCRLTRIAQGLPAGGGLEHADELTLMRAMQGRRSV, encoded by the coding sequence ATGAAACGCGCGGATTTTCCAGAGCCGGTCAAGGCGCTCGTCGGCGAACTCAAGCGGTTGCCGGGCATCGGCCCGCGCAGTGCCGAACGCATCGCGGTATGGCTTCTGCAAAGTCCGAAGTCCAACAGCGCGGCCCTCGCCGAGGCCCTCACCGTCGCGAAGGAAAGCGTCCTCCCTTGCCCCTCATGTGGATTCTTCGCAACCGAAGCGGGTTGCGATGTCTGTGATGATCCGGCGCGTGACGACCTCATCCTCTGCGTCGTCGAGCAGGCGACCGACGTGCTTCCGCTCGAACGCTCCGGGGCCTTCCGGGGCCGCTACCACTGCCTCGGAGGGAAGCTTTCCCCGTTGGACAGGGTTTCCCCGGAAGACCTGCGGATCCCTCAGCTTGTCCGGCGCATCGAGGCCGCGACCGAGGAAATCGAAGTCATCCTCGCGCTCGGGGCGGACGTGGAAGGGGAGGCGACGGCGAACTACCTCGCGGAACTGCTGCGTGGCAGGAACTGCCGCCTCACCCGCATCGCACAGGGCCTGCCCGCAGGCGGGGGGCTGGAGCATGCGGACGAGCTCACGCTGATGCGGGCCATGCAGGGCAGGCGGAGCGTGTGA